TCGGGGTGTCGTAACCTGTTTATATGTAATAGCTTAAATCCAGTAAGTCTGTGTTCTGATGAGCAGCATCCAACGACGCTAGGCCTCGTCAGGAATAAGGAAAAAATCTCGCAATGACGACACCCTACCGTAATTTTCGAGGGTATAATTAAGGTAGCTGAGAGTACCTAACATACCGTAACGGGGCTGTATCGGTGAGACTTGGCATGTACACGCTCGTTCAACTTCAAGGTGTCGAACACAGTCGCGTACGAATCCTGCCTGTTTTCTTTATCACTGAAGACGAGGCGAAGGCGCAAGCAGCGCTCCTCAATGAACGGCTGGCTCATCGCGGAACCACTTACCGGTTTGTTGTCGCGGAAGGCAGTGCCGAAGACTGCGCACACGCGGAGCAGAATCTGCCTCGACTGCACGAGCACCCAGGCTAATCCTTTGACCGGCTTTGACTGTCAAACAAGCTTCTAGGGTGCAACAACTCCAATCGTCAGCAAGAGGTTGGCATAGAGCCGCTGATCACCGGTTACGATCTGAAGACATGTGTCCGGTCCCGAGGCATCCTCGTAAAACTCAAACCTACCCAAGCGGGTCAATTCGACACGGGGCAACTGTCTACGGAACTCCGAGAAGATAGGCGGCTCGGACCCCGATTCTGGATCCATCACTGCCGCGTCTTCCACTGGGATTGCCGTGAGCAACACGCCGAGGACCTCCGTGACGGTGGGCATTCCCGGCGCCAGATTGAGGTAAACGAGGGAGGCATTCTCGCCAAGTTGTGTGATTGCCGGGTAGTTGCCATCGGTGATGAGGACTTTGGAGCCGTGCCCGGCGGATGCGAGCGCCTGAAGAATGTCAGGATGAATGAGACGATGTGTCAGCATAGAATCCTCCTAAGAAACGAGCCGTGTAAGTTGCTTTCGCGCTTACAGGGCTCACGTTGGGCGTGGGGACTGGTAACTGGGGTTCCGATTCGCGTCGGTGACGCGAATCGGAACCCCAGGCTAGAGTCTGCCGTGCCTACGGCACTCAAGAATACAGGCTGCCCGCTTGGCTTTTGTTTCTACCACTCTAACCCGCGCTCGAGCGGTCCCCCGCTCAGACTAAAGTCTTTCTTGAGTCGCAACCCAAGCAGCTTTAGAGTCTACAAAAGCATAGGGTTCTACTACGAGACTGCCTTCCCGAATAGCATTTTCAGCATCCGATCGACTTCGGGCTTCCGTTCCGGATCGATGGCGCCTGCCTGTTCGATATATTTGCGCGCTTCATCGGGCTGACCTGCCGCCAGCATGCATTGACCCAAGCCAATCGACGCGGAAGCTACCATCCAACGGTTCTGCTCATTCGGGGATATCCGCATCAAGGTCGCTAGATGGGACACCGCCTTGTCAAAGCGCTGCTCTTGCATGAACAACTGCCCCAAATGGAGATGGGATTCCAGCTCTTCGTCCCAGAAGGGTTCGGACTTTTCGTCAAACTGCATCCCCGCCTTCTTCTTGGCGTAGAGCTTGATTACCTCTTCGTAGTGCCGGCGCGCGCCAAAAGGATTGTGCAAAAGATCTTCATACGTCACAGCAAGGTTGTACTGAATCCGGGCGGACGTTGGGTTGTACTTCAACGTGGATAGATAAAGCGACTCATTGCTGCGCCAATCCAAGTTACGTTGGACGGTAAGTGCAACGAATAAGGCACACGCGGCGTAGACGAGGGGATAGGCCAGTTTGGGTGCGCGGGAGCCAAGCACTGTCCAAAACAGTTCCAGGAAGGCGAGAAGGAAACCCGCTAACGGCACATAGAGCCAGTGTTCCGCCATGGGGGCATTCAACGGGATCGCGCCCGAAACGGGGAACCATCCCACCAGGAATAGCCCCATTCCAAACGCAATACGATAATTTCCGCGGACCCATGCGCCAAGAAACACTCCCACACACACGAGAAGCAACGCGTAGCCCACTATCGCCAGCCATGCCGGATAGCCATCCAGTGTGCGTTCCATGTGAAGTCCGGTTGGAACGAAGATAAGCTTCAGATAGAGCGCAAACGCTTGACCCACCTCTGCTATACGCTGACCCATGCTCAAGTCTCTAGGCGCCGTGTCGGATTGAAACTTCAGAACAAAAGTGCGCAAAGCCACGTACGCTCCCAGAAGTACCAGAGAACCCAGGAGTGCTGGCAATGGACGAAATGCATGACTCTCATCGGTTGCCCCGACCTTTGCGCGGAAGAGCAGAAAGGCCAGCACGAGCAATGCAGGAAGTATGAGTGCAGATTCTTTGGATATCACTGCCAGAGCGAAGCAGAGACAACTTAGAACGGTGCTGGCGATCCGGCGTTTCGACCGATCATTCTGTAAGGCGAAAAGGAGCGCCGCAAACATGAACGCGGCGGACATGGGATCGGCGCGCCCGCTGATGTAGGCCACGGCCTCGGTGTGCAGTGGATGGCAAACGTAAAGCAGGGGAGCGGCGAGCTGCACAAAGCGGGGTGCATCAAGTCTCACGAGGACGGCAAAAAACAGTAAAGCGGCCGCCATATGCCAAAGCATGTTGGTGAGGTGAAAGACGAACGTAGAAATAACCGGACCGTTCGGCCCCATGGCGCTTTCCGCCCCCGGCGGTCTGGAGAGTAAATAGTCGACCATGAACGATACCGAAACCAAGGGCCGATAGAAATTGCCCTGGCCTCTACCGAAAGCATGTTGGTCTTCCATGAACAACTGCGTGAACTTGCTCGGGTCTTGAACGTGCTTATGAATCAGCACCGAGGAGACGTCGTCCCAAACAAACTCTCCGGGAAACGTGTTCACGTAACACAGAACACCAGCGAGGCCGATGGTCGCCACCGCCAAAAAACGGAATTGAAAATTGGTTGCTGTGCTCACGGACCGTATACCTCGAATACATCGCCAGTGGCTTTGTATTCCAGTCGAATGCCCTTTTTCTTGCCCAGAATCTTCAGAAACTTCAGTCCTAGAAACTCTTCGCCTTCTCGAACGCGCATGCTCACGACCTCGTTCGATTCGGGAAGATAAACCTTAACGAATACGTACACAATCGGCAAATCGACCTCAAGAGGCTCATACCAACCGCGAATGGCCACGATGGGGCGATTAAGCTGAACGGTTGCCCACAACCGGAATCGGTCGATTCGAGTATTGTCCGGCGATACCAGTTCCAGCAGCTCGCATAGATACGAAACCAACCCCACGTTGGGGATGTCCCTTGCCACTATCAGCAAGCGCTCAAGCCTGTGTTGAACGTCCTTGAGTTTCAGTTTGCCCGGATCGGTGCCTTCGTACTTCTTACGCAGCGCCTCCAATTGTCCTTTGAACTTCTGCGCATAGTCCGGGTCAAGTGCCGTTTCGGCCTTTGCATTTTCCACGTAATCATAAAAAGGCCGCAGCAGATTGTCGAACTCGTTCTCGATCTGCTGCGGCTCAATTGGGTTTTTGATATCGCCGGATGGTTTTCCAAGATCCTTCAAGGACTCGGAGTCGCACCCACTGCCCATCAAAACACTCAGGGTAAGTAACGCGGCTACTGCTTGCCTTATCGCACTCACACCTTGTTTCGCCTGCGTATGCTACGGCGCCGGAACCGTGAACGTGGCCCCAGTCGCCTTGTACCTCAGTTGAATCGCCTTCTTGTCGCCGACGATCTTCTCCAGGACTAAGCCAAGGAACTCTTCGCCTTCGCGTCTCTTCACGCTCTCCGTCTTTCCGGTGGTCGGGACAAACACGTCCATGAAGACATTCGTGACGCCATCCTGTTCGAAGAAGCCCTTCACCTTAACCGTTGGCCGGGCCTTTTCGGCCAAGGCCTGATCGCGGTAATTGGATGTCCGAGAGCCTCCGGGCTCCATGACATCCAAGCCATCGCACAGGACCAGCACCAATTCCCATTGTTCGGTACTCCTGGCCTGCTTCAGACGTTCAACCAGGTCGCTGGCCACTTTCTGCTTGGCTTGTGGTCCGTTCACCTGCGCGTTCAGCCCGCTCAGTTCAGCTTGAAGAGCGGCGGCAAGAATGGGTCCCATGGCCGCACTGGGCACGATCGACGGCTCGATCTTCTGCATTACACCTCGATACAACTCATCTGCCGTAGGTGGCGGGGGAGGAGGCGGAGCAGGAGGTTCCGGGGGTGGGGGTTTCTCGCATCCGACGAGGGCGACCAGCGCCACCATTACAATGAGGATCACTTGCTTCATGCTCTTCCCTTCTACGGTCTTTTCGTGAAACGCTTGTCCGGTCTGTACATCCCGAGCACTACATTAAGTATATGGAGGATAGTGAGCTTAAGACAAGTGCGCCGTCCGGCGAAGCGCGCGAGTCGAGTCCATTCATGCGGTGACAACGGGGCGCAAACGAAGTCGAAACGGCTACTCTACCCCTCGATGGCGGCCAGATGCCGAGTGGTTTGATGTTCCGAACGTGCATGGATGATCCGAGGCACTCGCCCGAGCGGATTCTCCGAAATGGCAGCGAGCGTGATTCCGGTTTCACGGACAGTGACCAATTGAAGTCGTTCGCATTCGAGAATTATTGGTAAAGACCCATCCGTGATTCGCGTGCGATCGAGGTTCAGATATTGGAGTTCATGCAGGTTCGGCAAACCGAGAAGATCGCGGTCGCTTATGCGAATGCCGCTCAGGTTCAAGTGACGAAGCCTGGGCAAACCCAGAAGACAGTCCACAGCACCTGCTTCTACCGGCGACCCTTCCAGGTTGAGAACTTCCAGTTGGACGAAACCAGAGAGAAATCTTACGCCGCTGATACTGAGTTGCGAATTCGCGAGCAACAGCACCTTCAGTTTTGCACATTCCCCGAGGTGCGCCATTCCTTTGTCCTCGAAGTGCGTATCATTCGCACTGAAATAGAGCAGGTCCTCCATTCGGGCGAGCGCGTTGGCAGAGACAAGACCACCCGAAATGCCCGTTTGATCGACGTTCAGCCATGTCATTTTGCCGTGAGACGCCAAATGAGCAAGACAGCGATCCGACAGGGCCGGGTTCTGAGATAGATTCAGTGCACGCAACTCCGTTGCGTATTTGAGATAGACGGTATCTTCATCGGTAAGTCCGACCCCCGAACAATCAAGCATGCTAAATGCGTCGAAACCCATTGGCTGTAGAAACGAAAGGTCGCGCTGACGCACACGAATCATCAGGTCAGTGTGTGCTGGCACTTCAATGCGACCCCGAGCCTCTCCCAGATACTGCCATCCCTCCTTGGCGCTCACCCATTTTCCATCACTGGGCTCGGATGAGGGTCTTGCGAACACTAGGCCAACGTTCGCGCCTTCTGGAAAGACCAGCTTTCTGCCGCCCCCACCGAGTACATCGGCGGGCTTGAAGAAGAGAGAAGAAACTCCAAGTATCAATAGCGCCATGGAGACACACGCGAAGGCAATCTCGTGTCCTTCCATGTGTCGTCGAGTCTGGGGAGTTTTGGGGCGCAACCACTCCACGATGTGATTGGCTGTAATTGCACTTCGAATGGTGCGAGTGCGGCGACCTGGTTTGTGATGGCAATCACACGAGTACTGCACGTTTGTACTACTCCTTCAATTGTCCGAGCGCAACTACGTTCGCTTCACCTCTACTTGCTAATGAAGACGAATCATTGCTCACATTCGGTTCATGCTCCGTCGCCGCTACCTTTGAAATGAGCAAGGTATGTGCCAAACGATCACGATCAAATGAAGTGCATCGATATCAGCTACTTCTGCGCAATATGCGAATGCGGACGGAGGATCGAAAATCGCGATCCAGCCCAAGTTTTCAACGGGCTGCGCGATACTTGGCGAACTCGACCAGCGGCACACGACCCCCGTCCGCGTCGTTGCGACGCATGGCACATGCGCTCGCAATTTCGACCAATTCCTACATGGATGAAGTTCTTAGAAGCGGCAAACGACAGGATTGTAAGTGGATCAAGTTGAGTGCGAGCGGATATGCGTTACCCTTACATGCTTCATTCGAGTTTGTCTACCGGTGGCGAAGCCAGTCAAAGGTTTTTGGAACGGATAAGAGTGGCAGAACGGGTATGAACGCAAAGCCCCAGATGAGCGTCAATTCAATCAGCTTGTTGAACAGCGTGTGATAAGGATCGCCCGATGACGGCAGAATGCCATTTCGATCTGCAAAGTAGTGAAAGAAAATACCCACGATAAGCCATGTAACTCCTCCAGCGAGGACGTCGCGACGAAGCAGGTCCCTTACCTTCAACATCGATCGAGCGGACCTCACGGCGACCGTTGCGAAGCCCAACAGAATAAGCACGAGCGCACCGCATACACCGGTCACAATAGCGGAGTCCGCGAAGCCAAGCGAGTCAGCCAATTCGGCGGCGATGATGATTGGGTACGCCACCAAGAGAACTACCAAGATGAGCGGAATGCCAAGCCAAAGGAGTGCCCAAGCAACAAGCGCAACAAACACGCAGTAGGACAAGGCCGGGATGACTACGGAGTCCGTCCCGACGATCAAAAGGACCTCTTCCATGGCCTTGTCCATGATCTCGGTAGAGGCCAGTACATTTGAGGCGGCCACTACAAAGGCAACCAAGCAGGCGGCAATTCCCAAGCTTTGCAGTCCAGACAGTAGCCGGGCCTTGGCGAGCGTGCGCGTTGGCAACGGTCTGGTAAACAGAAAGGCGCCGAGCTTGGCCCGTTCCTGAAAATCGCGTGCTAGGAGAAGCGCTCCCACGACAAAGGCTGCTAGCGGTACGCATACAGGGGCATATATCGTGGACAAGAGCGCCATTGTGGTCGATGTGGCGATTTCCTCTCCTGACTTTCGCACTGGGCCCAAGTCAGCGAACATCTGCATCATGGCGGCCAGCATGAGTGACAGGAAGAGGAACGCGACAAGGGGCACCATGCGCCCGAAGGTGCGCCACTCATACCAACATTGGGCGGACAGCGCAGAGCGAAACGCATGGCGATTCCTTCGGAACGAGAGTGGTATCGCCGCGACGGGGAAGGAGAATCCGCCTCGTCGCATGACACGCACGGCTCCATAGGCCAGAAGATAGCCTGAGGCTACGATGGTAAAGAGAGCCGCGATTCTGAACATGGGACTGCTTAATGCAAGATACTCCAGCGAGGCCGCATAGGCTTTCTGGACCGGAGGGCACAGTATCAACAGCAGTGGAAATCCAATCAAGGCATAAAGACCGCCAGGCCACCAGCATATCGCTTGTATCAAGGAATACGCTGCTGTCAGCACGAGGACTAGGGCGGGCAGGTGCGCTAAGAAGTCCATCATCGCGTCTGGCCACGAAGGCGTCTCAAAAATCAGGATCGCCGGCAGGGCGAGTATGCCGATTATGGCAAAGACCAAGAGCAGTGTTAGTGTGCGCCCTGCCAGCTCGATGAAAGCGAGCCGAGACGTTCGTAAGGGCAATCCCAATAAGGCGCGAGGGAATAGTCTAGTCAGATCGTTTGGGTCAGCGCCGCAAACGAGTATATAGACGGCGAATAGAAACATCGCGCCAGTGACGAAGACGGCACTCAGGTCGGTGTCTCGCGACCCCGTGAGTCCGTTAATGAGGACATTGAGCGCGACCACTGCAGCCGAGAAAAGTATGGCCAGCATCGCAGGGATTCGCACGATGCGCCACTGACGCCAAATCAAAGCACGTGTTGCACTCTGCATGACCGATTCCCCCCTACTCGACACCGCGCACGCGCGCGATGAAGATTTCGTCTATGCTGGGTATCGATTCTTCGACAATCTCGATTCGCTGCTTCGCGGCCGCCGCTTTGAATTCGTCGCATTGACCGTTGCAGATTGCTGTCCATTCTTTGCGCGCGACGCGCACCGATGACTCCAGCCAATAGAGTGTTCCCGGCAACGGCGGTGGAGTAGCGCTCCCTTCAGCGAGACGCACCGTAAACCGGCGATGGCCTGCTTTTGCCTCGTCCAAAGGAGCCGAGAAGGCAAGCTTCCCTTTGTGCAACATGACGACATGGTCGGCGACACGTTCCACCTCATCCAGCAGATGCGACGAGAAGAGCACGGTGCGGCCCTCGTCTGCAACGGTGCGGATGATTGCCGTGAGAATGTCGCGGCGAACCACCGGGTCCAACCCGGAGGAGGGTTCGTCCAGCAGCAGCAAGTCGGGTCGATAGGCGAGTGCTATCAGCAGCCCCGCCTGCGCTTTCTGGCCTCGGCTCAGGTGCTTCACTTTCGTATCCGGGTCCAGGCCAAAGGTTTCGCGCAGTTCTTCGGCGTAGTGGGCGTCCCAGGTGGGATAGAACGCCTGCGTGTATCTCATGAGTTCGCTGATGCGCATCCAACCGGGCATCTCGCGGTTCTCGGAAAGGTAGCCGACGCGGACCAGAACCTTCTCCGGTTCACGTACCGGATCGAGCCCGAACACGCGGACCGAGCCGCTTTGCGCTTTGAACAGTCCCAGCAGATGCTTGATCAGCGTCGTCTTGCCTGCCCCATTCTCACCAACCAGACCCAACACCACCCCTTTGGGCAAGTCGAGCGTGACGTTATCCAAGGCGCGCTTCTTTCTAAACTGCCTTGAAAGCGACCGGACTTCTACGATGTTTTGCGTGTCACTCATGACTCAACTTCCCCTTCGGTTAGCCCCAGGTGGTCCGCACGCTCGCGAACGAGATGGAGGGTCGCCTCTCTGCTGAATCCCAGTTGTTTGGCCGTCACCAACATGGAGTCCACGCGCTCTCCCAAAATCCGCTCCTGCTCATGCCGCGCCAACGGCGACCCCCGGTCGGTGACGTAAGTCCCGGCACCGCGACGGGAGGATAACAACCCTTCCGATTCCAGTTCGCGATAAGCGCGGGCTACCGTGTTTGGATTGATGACCAGTTGTTCCGCCAACGTGCGGATGGGGAGGAGTTCGTCGCCCGATTTCAACCTGCCACTGGCAACCAGGAACTTAATCTGGTCGACAATCTGCATGTAGATCGGGAGACCGTTATTGGGAGAGACGTGTAACTGCATGATGACCTCCGGGCCAATGACCTTTCTGGGGGTGCGTTTGGCTATAGAGTGATTGTATTAAGAATTTAATACAATCCAGGCGAAAAGTCAAGCCTTGCGATGGAGGTCGCTTAAGTC
The Candidatus Hydrogenedentota bacterium DNA segment above includes these coding regions:
- a CDS encoding GntR family transcriptional regulator, yielding MQLHVSPNNGLPIYMQIVDQIKFLVASGRLKSGDELLPIRTLAEQLVINPNTVARAYRELESEGLLSSRRGAGTYVTDRGSPLARHEQERILGERVDSMLVTAKQLGFSREATLHLVRERADHLGLTEGEVES
- a CDS encoding RbsD/FucU family protein, with product MLTHRLIHPDILQALASAGHGSKVLITDGNYPAITQLGENASLVYLNLAPGMPTVTEVLGVLLTAIPVEDAAVMDPESGSEPPIFSEFRRQLPRVELTRLGRFEFYEDASGPDTCLQIVTGDQRLYANLLLTIGVVAP
- a CDS encoding tetratricopeptide repeat protein, coding for MSTATNFQFRFLAVATIGLAGVLCYVNTFPGEFVWDDVSSVLIHKHVQDPSKFTQLFMEDQHAFGRGQGNFYRPLVSVSFMVDYLLSRPPGAESAMGPNGPVISTFVFHLTNMLWHMAAALLFFAVLVRLDAPRFVQLAAPLLYVCHPLHTEAVAYISGRADPMSAAFMFAALLFALQNDRSKRRIASTVLSCLCFALAVISKESALILPALLVLAFLLFRAKVGATDESHAFRPLPALLGSLVLLGAYVALRTFVLKFQSDTAPRDLSMGQRIAEVGQAFALYLKLIFVPTGLHMERTLDGYPAWLAIVGYALLLVCVGVFLGAWVRGNYRIAFGMGLFLVGWFPVSGAIPLNAPMAEHWLYVPLAGFLLAFLELFWTVLGSRAPKLAYPLVYAACALFVALTVQRNLDWRSNESLYLSTLKYNPTSARIQYNLAVTYEDLLHNPFGARRHYEEVIKLYAKKKAGMQFDEKSEPFWDEELESHLHLGQLFMQEQRFDKAVSHLATLMRISPNEQNRWMVASASIGLGQCMLAAGQPDEARKYIEQAGAIDPERKPEVDRMLKMLFGKAVS
- a CDS encoding ABC transporter ATP-binding protein encodes the protein MSDTQNIVEVRSLSRQFRKKRALDNVTLDLPKGVVLGLVGENGAGKTTLIKHLLGLFKAQSGSVRVFGLDPVREPEKVLVRVGYLSENREMPGWMRISELMRYTQAFYPTWDAHYAEELRETFGLDPDTKVKHLSRGQKAQAGLLIALAYRPDLLLLDEPSSGLDPVVRRDILTAIIRTVADEGRTVLFSSHLLDEVERVADHVVMLHKGKLAFSAPLDEAKAGHRRFTVRLAEGSATPPPLPGTLYWLESSVRVARKEWTAICNGQCDEFKAAAAKQRIEIVEESIPSIDEIFIARVRGVE